GAGATAGCCGAGGTAATGGCGGCGGAGCTGCCCGCCCATGGCGGCAGGTTCATCCAGATGGAGGACGAGATCGCCGGGATAGCCGCCGCGATCGGAGGTTCCGTGGCAGGCTTCAAGGCAATGACGGCCACCTCCGGTCCTGGCTTTTCGCTCAAGCAGGAAAACCTAGGGTTCGCCTATATGGCCGAAATACCTATCGTGGTCGTCGATGTCATGCGCGGAGGTCCTTCTACCGGCCTACCGACCTCCATAGCGCAGCAGGATGTCATGCAGGCACGGTGGGGTGTTCA
The sequence above is drawn from the Thermovirga sp. genome and encodes:
- a CDS encoding 2-oxoacid:acceptor oxidoreductase subunit alpha — encoded protein: MPRVEFWQGNASIAHGSLAAGCRFFGGYPITPSSEIAEVMAAELPAHGGRFIQMEDEIAGIAAAIGGSVAGFKAMTATSGPGFSLKQENLGFAYMAEIPIVVVDVMRGGPSTGLPTSIAQQDVMQARWGV